A part of Prolixibacteraceae bacterium genomic DNA contains:
- the sucD gene encoding succinate--CoA ligase subunit alpha encodes MSILIDKKSRVIVQGITGRDGAFHTKKMLEYGTHIVGGISPGKGGTTVEGVPVFNTMQEAVLETWADTSIIFVPARFAPDAIIEASESGIRLVIAISEGIPVIDMLRVKEVLKRNGTSMIGPNCPGLISPGKAMIGILPTNIFKEGHVGLISRSGTLTYEMVDQLTRNGIGQSTCIGIGGDPIAGLYYLELLELFEEDPETKAVVLIGEIGGDAEEIAAEFIKNHMTKPVVAFFAGQTAPVGKQMGHAGAIISSGSGTAQDKIACYEGLGIPVAREPEEIPVLVKKLLS; translated from the coding sequence ATGAGCATTCTAATAGATAAAAAAAGCCGCGTCATCGTACAAGGAATTACAGGTAGAGATGGTGCATTTCACACAAAAAAGATGTTAGAATATGGGACGCATATTGTAGGTGGTATCTCTCCAGGAAAAGGAGGCACAACCGTAGAAGGTGTTCCTGTGTTCAATACCATGCAGGAAGCGGTCTTAGAGACATGGGCAGACACCTCCATTATCTTTGTACCTGCACGTTTTGCACCCGATGCCATTATAGAAGCATCGGAATCAGGAATTAGACTTGTTATCGCCATATCAGAAGGGATACCTGTGATTGACATGCTTCGTGTAAAGGAGGTTCTTAAGCGAAACGGCACGAGTATGATTGGACCAAACTGCCCAGGGCTTATATCGCCAGGTAAAGCGATGATTGGTATTCTTCCGACCAATATCTTTAAAGAGGGTCATGTTGGGCTTATAAGTCGTAGTGGAACATTAACTTATGAGATGGTAGATCAACTTACTCGTAATGGTATTGGACAAAGTACTTGTATTGGTATTGGTGGTGATCCTATTGCAGGGTTATACTACCTTGAATTACTAGAACTTTTTGAAGAAGATCCAGAGACAAAAGCAGTCGTATTGATTGGTGAAATTGGTGGCGATGCTGAAGAGATAGCTGCTGAGTTTATCAAAAATCATATGACCAAACCAGTGGTTGCATTCTTTGCAGGGCAAACGGCTCCTGTTGGAAAACAGATGGGACATGCTGGAGCCATTATTTCAAGTGGAAGTGGTACGGCACAAGATAAGATCGCATGTTATGAAGGGTTGGGTATACCTGTAGCGAGAGAACCAGAAGAGATTCCGGTTCTTGTAAAGAAGCTTCTTTCATAA
- the sucC gene encoding ADP-forming succinate--CoA ligase subunit beta produces MKIHEYQAKDIFREYQIRTPKERLCFDTKEAIIAFRKINKKVVVKAQVHTGGRGKAGGIKLASNEKELQMATNTILGMDIKGHIVEKVLISEAVDIQKEYYVGLTIDRSNHTILLMVSSEGGVEIEEVARVSPEKIQKYALPIGSSLAPFRAREVAFDFFKDIHLVRQFADIIEKMYKVFVEKDASLVEINPLVITGKEEMIALDAKMTIDDNAMYRHPELEQLRDDDENEKLELEAKQHGLSYIKLDGNIGCMVNGAGLAMATMDMIKLYGGTPANFLDIGGSSNPKKVKQAMHYLTQDPNVKAIMINIFGGITRCDDVAQGLLQAFDEIEITLPIVVRLSGTNAKDGLKILSASNKVKTVSSMSEAAKLAIATIA; encoded by the coding sequence ATGAAGATACATGAATACCAAGCGAAGGATATATTTAGAGAGTATCAAATTCGCACCCCTAAAGAGAGACTCTGTTTTGATACAAAAGAAGCGATTATCGCTTTTCGTAAAATCAATAAGAAGGTTGTTGTAAAAGCACAAGTGCATACTGGAGGCCGAGGGAAAGCTGGTGGAATAAAACTTGCTTCAAATGAAAAGGAACTTCAGATGGCAACCAATACCATTCTCGGAATGGATATTAAAGGACATATTGTTGAGAAAGTACTTATCTCAGAGGCTGTAGATATTCAGAAAGAGTACTATGTAGGTCTTACTATCGATCGAAGTAACCATACTATTCTTCTCATGGTTAGTTCAGAAGGAGGCGTTGAGATTGAAGAAGTTGCAAGGGTAAGCCCCGAGAAGATTCAAAAATACGCCCTTCCTATAGGTTCTAGTTTAGCTCCTTTTCGAGCAAGAGAGGTCGCATTCGATTTTTTCAAGGATATTCATCTTGTTAGACAATTCGCAGATATCATAGAGAAGATGTATAAGGTCTTCGTAGAGAAGGATGCGTCCCTGGTTGAGATCAACCCACTTGTTATTACAGGAAAAGAGGAGATGATAGCCTTAGATGCTAAGATGACCATTGATGACAATGCAATGTATCGTCATCCTGAATTGGAACAATTAAGGGATGATGATGAAAATGAGAAGCTTGAGCTCGAAGCGAAGCAACATGGGCTTAGCTATATTAAACTAGATGGGAATATTGGCTGCATGGTCAATGGAGCAGGTCTTGCCATGGCCACGATGGATATGATCAAGCTATACGGAGGAACACCAGCCAACTTCCTTGATATTGGTGGAAGCTCTAATCCAAAGAAGGTGAAACAAGCGATGCATTACCTTACACAAGACCCCAATGTAAAAGCCATCATGATTAATATTTTTGGAGGAATCACTCGATGTGATGATGTCGCGCAAGGTCTTCTACAAGCATTCGACGAGATTGAGATTACCCTTCCCATCGTTGTGAGACTATCAGGCACTAATGCTAAAGATGGGCTTAAGATACTAAGTGCATCAAACAAAGTGAAGACCGTTTCCTCAATGAGTGAAGCAGCAAAACTTGCAATTGCAACCATCGCGTAA
- a CDS encoding MFS transporter, with amino-acid sequence MKQQSSFSRAFWVANSVELLERAAYYGVFIVITLYLSRILGFTDMQAASIAGVFSGLLYFLPTFSGAYADKIGFKKALILAFSLLTLGYFGLGALPTVLETTGLVEYGQHTHFHGLRESGLKWAIIPIVSLIIIGGSFIKSVITATVSKETTVANRAKGFSIFYAMVNVGAFSGKTIVKPLRESMGDEGLIYLNFFSAAATLLAIVLVYLFFKTSHHEGEGKSIHDILNALGKVLTNARLIVLILIITGFWMVQHQLYATMPKYVLRMAGEGASPSWYANVNPLVVFLTVGAVTALMKNKSALTSMTIGMFIMPISAFCMASGNLLGGEPILGMHPVAFMMIVGIVFQGLAESFISPRFLEYFSLQAPKGEEGMYLGFSHLHSFISSILGFGLSGFLLEKFCPDPALLSDTEKLTAYDHAHYIWYVFVGIATVSAIMLVIYGRVVKKVDSQEQVA; translated from the coding sequence ATGAAACAACAATCATCTTTTTCGAGAGCCTTTTGGGTAGCCAATTCGGTGGAGTTGCTTGAGAGAGCTGCCTACTATGGTGTCTTTATTGTGATTACTTTATATCTTTCACGTATACTTGGTTTTACAGACATGCAGGCTGCTTCTATTGCAGGTGTATTCTCTGGACTGCTCTACTTCCTTCCTACATTTAGTGGGGCATATGCGGATAAGATCGGATTTAAGAAAGCATTGATTCTAGCTTTCTCCTTATTAACATTGGGTTACTTCGGACTTGGAGCTTTGCCAACTGTACTTGAGACAACAGGGCTTGTCGAATATGGTCAACATACACATTTCCATGGCCTCAGAGAGAGTGGTCTAAAATGGGCTATTATTCCTATTGTTTCTTTAATCATTATTGGTGGCTCATTTATCAAGTCGGTGATTACTGCTACTGTTTCGAAAGAGACAACGGTAGCCAATAGAGCAAAAGGATTCTCTATCTTTTATGCGATGGTGAATGTCGGCGCATTCTCTGGAAAAACAATTGTTAAGCCTTTGCGTGAGTCAATGGGGGATGAGGGGTTAATTTACCTAAATTTCTTCTCTGCAGCAGCTACTTTGTTAGCCATTGTCTTAGTTTATCTATTCTTTAAGACCTCTCATCATGAGGGGGAAGGAAAATCAATTCATGATATTCTTAATGCACTTGGGAAAGTATTAACCAATGCTAGATTGATCGTACTTATATTGATTATAACAGGTTTTTGGATGGTGCAGCACCAATTGTATGCAACCATGCCTAAATATGTACTGCGTATGGCTGGTGAAGGTGCCTCTCCTTCATGGTATGCTAACGTTAACCCATTAGTGGTATTCCTAACTGTAGGAGCTGTGACTGCATTGATGAAAAACAAATCTGCACTAACTTCAATGACAATAGGTATGTTCATTATGCCTATTTCAGCATTCTGTATGGCATCAGGTAACTTATTGGGAGGCGAACCAATCCTTGGTATGCATCCTGTAGCATTCATGATGATTGTCGGTATTGTATTCCAAGGTCTTGCGGAATCATTCATCTCACCTCGTTTCTTAGAGTATTTCTCTCTTCAAGCGCCTAAAGGAGAAGAGGGCATGTACCTTGGATTTAGTCACCTTCACTCTTTCATCTCATCGATACTAGGTTTTGGTCTTTCAGGATTTCTATTGGAGAAGTTTTGTCCAGACCCAGCTCTTTTGTCTGACACAGAAAAATTAACTGCTTACGACCATGCACACTATATCTGGTATGTATTTGTGGGGATTGCAACCGTATCTGCTATAATGTTAGTGATTTATGGTCGTGTAGTAAAGAAGGTAGATAGCCAAGAACAAGTGGCTTAA
- a CDS encoding pirin family protein — protein sequence MRQVIHRAKTRGHSNNGWLDSFHTFSFADYYHPERMRFGVLRVLNDDKVAPGKGFDKHPHDNMEIISIPLQGELEHRDSLGNVAVIREGDIQVMSAGSGIRHSEYNKSDSSDVSFLQIWIIPNQHRVAPRYDQISFKGLEKENQLVQILSPYVEDQGVWIYQDAWFYWGSFIEKTEIEYHVHKKGNGVYILVITGSISINNKTFHQRDGIGVWDQDLLTITCYPETQILLMEVPMR from the coding sequence ATGAGACAGGTTATTCATAGAGCAAAAACAAGAGGTCATTCCAATAATGGTTGGCTAGATTCATTTCACACATTTAGTTTTGCGGATTACTACCACCCCGAACGTATGCGGTTTGGAGTGCTTAGAGTACTAAATGATGACAAGGTAGCTCCAGGAAAAGGTTTTGATAAGCATCCTCATGACAATATGGAGATCATATCCATCCCCTTACAAGGAGAGCTAGAGCATAGAGATAGTTTGGGAAATGTAGCCGTTATTAGAGAGGGGGACATTCAAGTGATGAGTGCAGGTAGTGGGATACGACATAGCGAGTACAACAAGAGTGACTCGTCTGATGTATCCTTTCTACAGATATGGATTATCCCCAACCAGCACAGGGTAGCCCCTAGATATGATCAGATATCCTTTAAAGGATTGGAGAAAGAGAATCAATTGGTTCAGATATTATCCCCTTATGTAGAAGATCAAGGCGTGTGGATATATCAAGATGCATGGTTTTATTGGGGATCATTTATTGAAAAGACAGAAATAGAGTATCATGTTCATAAAAAAGGAAATGGTGTCTATATACTGGTCATTACTGGCTCTATTTCTATAAACAATAAGACTTTTCATCAAAGAGATGGAATAGGTGTATGGGACCAAGATTTGTTAACTATAACCTGCTATCCAGAGACACAAATACTATTAATGGAAGTCCCTATGAGATAG
- a CDS encoding TonB-dependent receptor yields the protein MRLLIMIILLLITYNATAQLQVKGHVKDIKADPIMGANVYLKGTLVGTSTNIDGLFDFTIDISTEQTLVVRAMGYEQKELAIHPEQTGIIMIILEPMKIAIDEVVITGNSYSYGENKALKRVDALDVVLQGGSQGDVLNAFQILPGVQKGGDDGKLYVRGGDTRETQIFINGMHVLSPYTTTANNIPSRSRYSPFLFKGMNMSLGAYSAEYGQALSSVLSMETKDITTNKLGLNISPLSVGGGGTAAWNNGSLSSNINYTNMSLYNTMIPDNYDWQKDYQSLAGEFELKTQLSPRTIHKLFVSYDNTTYQRAVEEPFSTNSLRNIDMDGSNYFINSVIESVSSKGTKLFLGTAYSHSALRYKNARVAGDNYSMQGDELHLKAMLRKKVGRGYSIRLGAEAYLFDNQETYVDKSYIHTLDNQYSNTLSALFWDNKFRIVKSLYTSLAYRLEYTSSFKSYSHLPKVSLHWVTSPLQLSATIGRYSQLPNYTIQNDVDQETALHYQLSATYDKRSFLFKLELYKKVYDGLSLKEGLNYTSNGYGYSQGIDLFLKGKIFRRKIDYTLAYGYNDAQRQEMEYPLMATPSYATRHNISGTAKYFISPLKIYIGASYAYTSGRTYHNPNRSGFMNASTTPIHNLDLNITALISPSIILYAYTTNVLGKEHVYGYDYAATPNNVGIYKRRAIVNNRDRFFFVGLFFSLRKSAAYDVSTF from the coding sequence ATGAGACTATTGATAATGATCATCCTTCTATTAATAACCTATAATGCTACTGCACAGTTGCAGGTAAAAGGCCATGTGAAAGACATAAAGGCTGATCCGATTATGGGAGCAAATGTCTACCTCAAAGGGACACTTGTTGGCACCTCTACTAATATCGATGGACTGTTCGATTTCACGATCGACATATCAACAGAGCAGACTTTGGTTGTTCGGGCTATGGGATATGAACAGAAAGAGCTAGCCATACACCCAGAACAAACCGGTATCATCATGATCATTTTAGAGCCGATGAAGATCGCCATCGATGAGGTAGTTATCACAGGAAACAGTTATAGCTATGGCGAAAACAAGGCATTGAAGAGGGTAGATGCCTTGGATGTCGTCTTACAGGGAGGATCACAAGGAGATGTGTTAAATGCATTCCAAATACTTCCCGGAGTACAAAAAGGAGGGGATGATGGTAAGCTCTATGTTCGGGGAGGAGATACCCGAGAGACCCAAATATTTATAAACGGCATGCATGTCTTGTCTCCTTATACCACTACAGCCAATAATATACCCTCAAGATCCCGTTACTCTCCTTTTCTATTCAAAGGGATGAATATGTCTCTAGGGGCATATAGTGCAGAATATGGACAAGCTCTATCATCCGTATTATCTATGGAGACGAAGGATATTACGACCAATAAACTCGGATTAAATATATCACCTCTAAGTGTCGGCGGAGGTGGAACAGCAGCTTGGAACAACGGTTCTCTATCTTCCAATATAAACTACACCAATATGTCCTTATACAACACTATGATTCCGGACAACTATGATTGGCAAAAGGATTATCAATCCTTGGCAGGAGAGTTTGAGCTAAAGACACAGCTCTCTCCTAGAACGATACACAAACTGTTTGTCAGTTATGATAACACCACCTATCAACGAGCGGTAGAAGAGCCTTTCTCTACAAACTCTCTACGTAATATAGACATGGATGGGAGTAACTATTTTATCAATTCAGTAATTGAGTCTGTTTCATCCAAAGGAACAAAGCTATTCTTAGGTACTGCCTATTCTCATTCAGCTCTCAGATATAAAAATGCGAGAGTGGCTGGAGACAACTATTCAATGCAGGGTGATGAGCTCCATCTGAAAGCAATGCTAAGAAAGAAGGTGGGGCGAGGTTATTCGATACGATTAGGTGCGGAGGCCTACCTCTTTGATAACCAAGAGACGTATGTGGATAAATCCTACATACACACCCTGGATAATCAATATTCGAACACCTTAAGTGCACTCTTTTGGGATAATAAGTTCAGGATAGTAAAGAGTCTTTATACCTCCCTTGCTTATCGTCTGGAATACACCTCTTCATTTAAAAGCTACAGCCACCTTCCAAAGGTGTCCCTACACTGGGTTACTTCTCCCTTACAATTGTCGGCAACAATAGGTCGTTACTCTCAGTTACCAAACTATACCATTCAGAATGATGTGGATCAAGAGACTGCCTTACATTATCAGCTGAGCGCAACTTATGACAAGCGATCCTTTCTATTCAAATTAGAGTTGTATAAAAAAGTGTATGATGGACTTTCGCTAAAAGAGGGACTAAACTACACCTCAAATGGATACGGCTATAGTCAAGGTATTGATCTGTTTTTGAAAGGAAAGATCTTTCGTAGAAAGATCGATTACACTTTGGCATATGGATATAATGATGCCCAGCGACAAGAGATGGAGTACCCATTAATGGCAACCCCATCCTATGCAACACGTCACAACATAAGTGGAACTGCAAAGTACTTTATCTCTCCGCTCAAGATCTATATAGGGGCTAGTTACGCTTACACCAGTGGGCGTACTTATCACAACCCGAATCGAAGTGGTTTTATGAATGCTTCGACAACTCCAATTCATAATTTGGATTTAAATATCACTGCATTAATAAGCCCAAGTATTATCCTATATGCTTACACCACCAATGTGTTAGGTAAAGAGCATGTCTATGGGTACGATTATGCCGCTACTCCTAACAATGTAGGGATATATAAGAGGAGAGCTATTGTGAATAACAGAGATCGATTCTTCTTTGTTGGACTATTCTTTTCGTTGAGGAAATCAGCAGCATATGATGTGTCTACTTTTTAG
- a CDS encoding LytTR family transcriptional regulator DNA-binding domain-containing protein, with product MIVSVFIALFLYIFQPFGFVNFTGNKILLSIAFGIATSIGQLISIYIIKGYFLRRWVKKWLFIYEVISISSLLLIISFLNWLCFYLFVFPVVFDATIVAYVFGITFCVGLIPVLVLNMIEKNQQLKRELQYHINPSVIEVNKDSYAGRSITFISLNKKDKPLVIDVNSLIYLEALKNNVKVVYFDNEEVKQKWIRNTLSSTLMLFHENHIVQCHRSFVVNLHHIVSAKGNTNGYQLISKASSDPIPVSRKYAADFQKVLH from the coding sequence ATGATTGTCAGTGTCTTTATCGCCCTTTTTTTATACATATTTCAACCCTTTGGTTTTGTTAATTTCACTGGAAACAAGATACTTTTATCGATAGCCTTTGGAATAGCCACTTCTATTGGACAACTAATCTCTATCTATATTATAAAGGGGTATTTCTTAAGACGATGGGTGAAGAAATGGCTCTTTATATACGAAGTGATTAGCATTTCGTCGTTGTTACTTATTATAAGTTTCTTAAACTGGCTCTGTTTCTATCTCTTCGTTTTTCCAGTGGTATTTGATGCTACTATTGTGGCCTATGTGTTTGGAATAACATTCTGTGTCGGTTTAATACCTGTGCTTGTGTTGAATATGATTGAAAAAAACCAGCAACTAAAAAGAGAGTTGCAGTATCACATAAACCCTTCTGTAATAGAAGTAAACAAGGACTCATATGCCGGTAGGTCGATAACTTTTATCTCTCTAAATAAGAAAGATAAACCTCTAGTTATTGATGTGAATAGTCTTATCTACTTAGAAGCACTAAAGAATAATGTCAAAGTGGTCTACTTCGATAATGAAGAGGTAAAACAAAAATGGATCAGAAATACGCTATCTTCGACTCTAATGCTATTTCATGAAAACCATATTGTCCAGTGTCATCGATCTTTTGTCGTTAACTTACACCATATCGTTTCAGCAAAAGGAAATACCAATGGTTATCAACTTATTTCAAAAGCATCCAGTGATCCCATCCCTGTTTCACGTAAATATGCTGCAGATTTTCAAAAAGTATTACATTGA
- a CDS encoding DUF2007 domain-containing protein: MNHWHTIITFDQPLNAHMAKNLLESEGIPTIMRDELTVQSHNFYSNAIGGIKLDVREECIDEALKILVDGGYLQPPQEEEEKKRLVVVSKEKTKDTTLCPFCQSKEIRQEGNQRQMIIFFLFLFGLLIPMSFVMGSITMGVVTTVVAAVILIYMFKRKSYSCFDCGGRWRYRS; the protein is encoded by the coding sequence ATGAACCATTGGCATACAATTATCACCTTTGACCAGCCACTCAATGCACATATGGCAAAGAACCTGCTAGAGTCGGAAGGTATTCCAACAATAATGAGAGATGAATTGACAGTGCAATCACATAACTTCTACTCTAATGCTATCGGGGGCATAAAGCTCGATGTAAGAGAGGAGTGCATCGACGAAGCTCTTAAGATATTAGTGGATGGAGGATATCTTCAACCGCCCCAAGAAGAGGAGGAGAAGAAGAGGCTTGTTGTGGTGTCGAAAGAGAAGACTAAAGATACGACCTTATGTCCTTTCTGTCAATCGAAAGAGATTCGACAAGAGGGCAATCAAAGGCAAATGATTATATTCTTTCTTTTTCTATTTGGTCTACTTATACCAATGTCTTTTGTGATGGGGAGTATAACTATGGGTGTGGTTACTACCGTTGTCGCAGCAGTGATACTTATCTATATGTTTAAGAGAAAGAGCTACAGTTGCTTTGATTGTGGTGGTCGATGGAGGTATAGGAGTTAA
- a CDS encoding response regulator, producing the protein MNNPCVLVAEDVESNYIYLEALLKKVSCDVVWAENGIVAVDMMKSGLKIDLILMDLQMPKMSGIDATKEIRDLGIQTPIIIQTAFSQENEIHNFIDSGVSEVFIKPIRPAHFYKVISRYINITPI; encoded by the coding sequence ATGAATAACCCTTGTGTTCTAGTTGCTGAAGATGTCGAGTCTAACTATATATACCTAGAGGCTTTATTGAAAAAAGTTTCCTGTGATGTAGTATGGGCCGAAAATGGGATAGTAGCTGTTGACATGATGAAGAGTGGGCTGAAAATAGATCTGATTCTAATGGATCTTCAAATGCCTAAAATGTCTGGTATCGATGCAACCAAAGAGATACGTGACCTAGGGATCCAAACTCCTATCATAATACAAACGGCATTCTCTCAAGAGAACGAGATTCATAATTTTATTGATTCTGGTGTGAGTGAGGTATTTATAAAGCCTATCAGACCTGCTCATTTCTATAAGGTCATCTCGCGTTATATTAACATTACGCCGATTTAA
- a CDS encoding dCMP deaminase family protein — MDNVKKQQLLDRRYLRMAHIWAENSYCKRRQVGALLIKNKMIISDGYNGTPSGFENNCEDEFNKSKPYVLHAEANAITKIARTSNSSEGATMYVTSSPCIECAKLIIQAGIVRVVFSESYRVNDGVELLEKAGIIVEQFDVTKEA, encoded by the coding sequence ATGGATAATGTAAAGAAGCAACAACTGTTAGATCGTAGATATTTACGAATGGCGCACATCTGGGCTGAGAATTCTTATTGTAAGCGTAGGCAGGTCGGTGCCCTATTAATCAAGAATAAGATGATTATTTCTGATGGATATAATGGAACACCTTCTGGTTTCGAAAACAATTGTGAAGATGAGTTTAATAAGTCTAAACCATATGTTCTCCATGCCGAAGCCAATGCAATTACAAAAATCGCACGTACAAGTAATAGTAGTGAAGGTGCAACCATGTATGTTACCTCCTCTCCATGTATTGAATGTGCAAAATTGATTATCCAAGCTGGCATTGTTCGTGTCGTTTTCTCCGAATCTTACCGAGTGAATGATGGGGTAGAGCTACTCGAAAAAGCTGGTATTATTGTAGAGCAATTCGATGTGACCAAAGAGGCTTAG
- a CDS encoding S41 family peptidase, with protein sequence MKKIHLFLIFLGVFVIAEIFNFYYKTKYSNTQLAIPTTSAKSPLLQPNKVGLIMNMIQLRYVDTVDNKTLENEVIPHILEELDPHSAYFAKEDFKNVNEEMKGNFGGVGVQFRIENDTVMIVDVVSGGPSQKLGILGGDRIVTVNDSTIAGNGVNNEAVMKLLKGEIGTNVKVGIKRKGLPKLIQFDVTRGEIPLYSVDVSYMLNDTTGYIKVGRFAVTTYKEFMKGLNELREDGAKQYVVDLRGNPGGILGIVAEMANEFLKKDDMIVYTKGRTQPSQEFVAQRNGKFTDEKLVVLIDEYSASASEIFAGAMQDNDRGTIIGRRSFGKGLVQEQIPFNDGSALRLTVARYYTPSGRCIQKPYDKGVDEYNKDIYNRIKHGELEVKDSIAVADTINYFTKSGRIVHGGGGIMPDIFVPADTTGFSNLYADVISKGLLFKFAFDYADEHRAQLKSVKTAMEMRQYFIDHKEFSDFIAYCKKNKVKISSKDMKESGRILKVQLWAYTARNILGEKGFYPIIKELDVTLDKAMEVISEK encoded by the coding sequence ATGAAAAAAATACATCTGTTTCTTATTTTTCTTGGGGTATTTGTTATTGCTGAAATTTTTAATTTCTATTACAAAACTAAATATAGTAATACGCAATTAGCAATACCTACAACTTCAGCAAAATCCCCACTGCTCCAACCGAATAAGGTGGGCTTGATCATGAATATGATTCAGCTTAGGTATGTGGATACCGTTGACAATAAGACGTTGGAGAACGAAGTGATCCCACATATACTCGAAGAGTTAGATCCACATAGTGCCTATTTTGCGAAAGAGGACTTTAAGAATGTTAACGAAGAGATGAAAGGTAATTTCGGTGGCGTCGGAGTTCAATTCCGAATCGAAAACGATACAGTAATGATCGTTGATGTCGTCTCTGGTGGCCCTTCTCAAAAACTAGGAATTCTTGGTGGCGATCGAATCGTTACTGTCAACGACTCTACGATTGCTGGAAATGGCGTCAATAACGAAGCCGTCATGAAGCTCCTAAAAGGTGAAATAGGGACCAATGTAAAGGTGGGAATCAAACGTAAAGGACTCCCTAAGCTAATTCAATTCGATGTTACTCGTGGTGAGATACCTCTCTATAGCGTGGATGTCTCATATATGTTGAACGATACTACTGGGTACATCAAAGTGGGACGTTTTGCAGTGACTACCTATAAGGAGTTCATGAAAGGATTAAATGAACTACGCGAAGATGGTGCCAAACAATATGTTGTCGATCTTCGTGGTAATCCTGGTGGAATACTTGGTATTGTGGCAGAGATGGCGAACGAATTCCTTAAAAAAGATGATATGATCGTCTACACCAAAGGTCGTACTCAGCCAAGCCAAGAGTTTGTAGCACAAAGGAATGGTAAATTTACCGATGAAAAACTGGTGGTTCTTATCGACGAATACTCTGCTTCTGCAAGTGAAATATTTGCTGGGGCAATGCAAGATAATGATAGAGGTACTATCATTGGTCGTAGATCATTTGGTAAAGGTCTTGTTCAAGAACAAATCCCATTCAATGACGGTTCTGCACTTCGATTAACTGTCGCAAGATACTATACTCCTTCTGGTCGTTGTATCCAAAAACCTTATGACAAAGGGGTCGATGAGTACAATAAGGATATATATAACAGAATTAAACATGGTGAGCTAGAGGTGAAAGATAGTATTGCTGTGGCTGATACTATAAACTACTTCACGAAGAGTGGTCGTATCGTTCATGGTGGTGGAGGAATTATGCCAGACATCTTTGTCCCTGCCGACACAACTGGCTTCTCTAATCTATATGCCGATGTGATCTCTAAAGGATTGCTATTCAAATTTGCTTTCGATTATGCAGATGAACATCGTGCACAACTAAAGAGTGTGAAAACAGCCATGGAGATGAGACAATACTTTATCGACCATAAAGAGTTTAGTGATTTTATCGCTTATTGCAAAAAGAATAAAGTCAAGATATCCTCTAAAGACATGAAAGAGTCTGGTCGTATACTGAAAGTGCAACTCTGGGCATATACCGCTAGAAACATCTTAGGTGAAAAAGGATTCTATCCTATAATCAAAGAGCTAGACGTTACACTCGATAAAGCCATGGAGGTGATATCCGAAAAATAG